Proteins from a genomic interval of Nitrosomonas sp.:
- the gap gene encoding type I glyceraldehyde-3-phosphate dehydrogenase, which translates to MTIKVGINGFGRIGRMVFRASVEKFSDIDVVAINDLLEPDYLAYMLTHDSVHGRFRGEVSVEGNYLVVNGKKIRLTAIKNPTELKWGEVGAEVVVESTGLFLTKDECEKHLQAGAKKVVMSAPSKDDTPMYVYGVNDKTYHGEAIISNASCTTNCLAPIAKVLNDTWGIKRGLMTTVHAATATQKTVDGPSNKDWRGGRGILENIIPSSTGAAKAVGVVIPELNKKLTGMAFRVPTSDVSVVDLTVELDKDASYEDICKAMKSASTGAMKGVLGYTDQKVVSTDFRGESCTSVFDAEAGIQLDKSFVKVVAWYDNEWGYSCKVLEMVRVIAGHH; encoded by the coding sequence ATGACAATTAAAGTTGGTATCAATGGTTTTGGTCGCATTGGTCGCATGGTTTTCAGAGCATCGGTTGAAAAATTTAGTGATATTGATGTGGTTGCGATTAACGATTTGTTAGAGCCAGATTATCTCGCTTATATGTTGACACATGATTCTGTGCATGGCCGTTTTCGTGGAGAGGTGTCAGTCGAGGGTAACTATTTGGTAGTCAATGGCAAAAAGATTCGGTTGACTGCCATCAAAAATCCTACTGAGCTAAAATGGGGAGAGGTAGGTGCGGAGGTTGTCGTTGAGTCAACCGGACTCTTTCTGACTAAGGATGAGTGTGAGAAACACCTTCAGGCCGGCGCCAAAAAAGTTGTGATGTCAGCCCCCTCGAAAGACGATACTCCGATGTATGTGTACGGTGTAAATGATAAAACCTACCATGGTGAAGCCATTATTTCCAATGCATCGTGTACGACCAATTGTCTTGCGCCAATTGCCAAGGTACTGAATGATACTTGGGGAATCAAACGTGGATTGATGACAACTGTCCATGCTGCTACTGCTACCCAGAAAACGGTTGATGGTCCTTCTAACAAGGATTGGCGCGGTGGACGCGGTATATTGGAGAATATTATCCCGTCTTCGACTGGTGCTGCTAAAGCGGTAGGGGTGGTGATTCCAGAGTTAAATAAAAAATTAACTGGTATGGCTTTCCGGGTTCCAACCTCGGACGTTTCCGTAGTAGATCTGACGGTTGAGCTGGATAAAGATGCCTCTTATGAAGATATTTGCAAAGCGATGAAATCTGCCTCAACAGGCGCTATGAAAGGTGTTTTGGGCTATACGGATCAAAAGGTCGTTTCTACAGACTTCCGTGGGGAAAGTTGTACTTCGGTTTTTGATGCCGAAGCGGGAATACAGTTGGATAAAAGTTTTGTAAAGGTGGTTGCCTGGTACGATAACGAGTGGGGTTATTCCTGCAAAGTTCTGGAAATGGTTAGGGTGATCGCTGGCCATCATTGA
- a CDS encoding phosphoglycerate kinase, whose amino-acid sequence MSVIKLVDLDLKNKRVFVRADLNVPIKDGKVTSDARIAASMATINHCLKQGARVMVTSHLGRPEEGVWSAENSLRPVADDISNRLGKPVRLIRDWVAGGFDVAPGELVVLENCRVNVGEKSNEDETAQKYAALCDVFVMDAFGTAHRAEASTHGIAKFAPIACAGILLTEELEALTKALHEPARPMVAIVGGSKVSTKLTVLESLAEKVDQLVVGGGIANTFLKAAGNNVGGSLCENDLVPVAKALMSKMTERNASIPIAVDVVVGKKFAADEPAVLKSADAVLDDDMIFDIGPKSADMLVKIIKEAGTVVWNGPVGVFEFDQFGEGTRAIAMAIAETKAFTLAGGGDTIAAIQKYGIYDKVSYISTAGGAFLEFLEGKTLPAVEILESRAR is encoded by the coding sequence GTGTCTGTTATCAAGCTTGTCGATCTGGATCTGAAAAATAAACGTGTTTTTGTTCGGGCTGATCTCAATGTACCAATCAAGGATGGTAAGGTAACTTCGGACGCGCGTATTGCTGCTTCCATGGCGACGATTAATCATTGTTTAAAGCAGGGTGCAAGAGTAATGGTTACGTCGCATCTTGGCCGACCTGAAGAGGGAGTTTGGTCAGCGGAAAATTCACTGCGTCCGGTAGCGGATGATATCAGTAACCGTCTGGGTAAACCGGTACGGCTGATTCGTGACTGGGTGGCGGGTGGATTTGATGTTGCACCTGGTGAATTGGTTGTGCTGGAAAATTGCCGGGTCAATGTAGGTGAAAAAAGCAATGAGGATGAAACTGCACAAAAATATGCCGCTTTGTGTGATGTTTTCGTGATGGATGCGTTTGGCACAGCGCATCGTGCAGAGGCATCCACTCATGGAATCGCCAAGTTTGCACCTATTGCTTGTGCTGGAATTTTGCTCACAGAAGAGCTGGAGGCATTGACCAAAGCGCTGCATGAACCTGCAAGGCCAATGGTTGCTATTGTTGGTGGATCTAAAGTTTCCACCAAACTGACAGTACTGGAATCTCTTGCTGAGAAAGTTGATCAGTTAGTGGTCGGAGGCGGTATCGCGAATACCTTTCTGAAAGCTGCAGGGAATAATGTAGGCGGATCGCTGTGTGAAAATGATTTGGTACCGGTGGCCAAAGCCTTGATGTCAAAAATGACAGAGCGTAACGCTTCTATTCCAATTGCAGTGGATGTCGTGGTAGGGAAAAAATTTGCCGCAGATGAGCCCGCTGTTTTGAAGAGTGCGGATGCTGTCCTTGATGACGATATGATCTTCGATATTGGTCCAAAAAGTGCTGATATGCTGGTTAAAATTATCAAAGAAGCGGGAACGGTTGTCTGGAATGGTCCGGTAGGGGTATTTGAATTTGATCAATTTGGCGAGGGCACGCGTGCAATCGCGATGGCTATTGCAGAAACGAAGGCATTTACCTTGGCAGGTGGTGGAGATACGATCGCAGCCATACAAAAATACGGTATCTATGACAAGGTATCCTATATATCGACAGCTGGAGGGGCTTTTCTTGAATTCTTGGAAGGTAAGACGTTGCCTGCAGTAGAGATTCTTGAGTCACGAGCACGTTGA
- the pyk gene encoding pyruvate kinase has product MMRRTKIVATLGPASSNPATLAHMLEAGVDVVRINFSHGTRDQHIAHVEQVRSLARSIGRTVGVLADLQGPKIRIGKFHQGQIVLRTGDEFILDAQCELGDQLKVGLDYQALPGDVEAGATLLLDDGRIVLKVIRVVGSAVFCEVLQGGILSNNKGINRKGGGLSAPALTQKDLEDIKTAALMKADYLAVSFPRSGDDMRKARILMQEANCTSLLMAKIERSEAILALDDILDASDAIMVARGDLAVEVGDAAVPALQKKMIRAARAANKLVVTATQMMESMIYSPIPTRAEVSDVANAVLDGTDAVMLSAESAAGQYPVESVAAMARVCLEAEKEYTVNLNFRRSPETDAVSVEDAIARATMYTATSLKIRAIAALTQSGVTALFMSRRSSKVPIFALSPQEDTLGKMTLFRGVYPIEFGHGLTDPELILDQAEDELLKRGAVRVGDLIVMTIGEPVGKAGGTNTMKIVKVGDCKLPAQTKTDNT; this is encoded by the coding sequence GTGATGCGCAGAACCAAAATAGTTGCAACCTTAGGGCCGGCATCCAGTAATCCAGCAACACTTGCGCATATGCTGGAAGCAGGGGTGGATGTAGTTCGTATCAATTTCTCGCACGGTACACGAGACCAGCATATTGCCCATGTTGAGCAAGTTCGTTCTCTTGCTCGTTCAATTGGTAGAACGGTAGGCGTTCTGGCCGATCTGCAAGGTCCAAAAATTCGTATTGGAAAATTTCATCAGGGACAGATTGTACTGAGAACGGGTGATGAATTTATCCTGGACGCCCAGTGTGAATTGGGAGATCAGTTAAAGGTAGGGCTGGACTATCAAGCCTTGCCAGGTGATGTTGAGGCGGGCGCGACATTGCTGCTGGATGATGGGCGAATCGTTCTCAAAGTAATCAGGGTCGTGGGTAGCGCAGTGTTCTGCGAAGTGCTTCAGGGTGGAATATTGTCCAATAACAAGGGCATCAACCGCAAAGGTGGTGGACTAAGTGCTCCGGCATTAACGCAGAAGGATCTTGAGGATATCAAAACAGCTGCTTTAATGAAAGCGGACTATTTGGCAGTATCTTTCCCGCGTTCCGGTGATGACATGAGGAAGGCACGTATCCTGATGCAGGAGGCTAACTGCACAAGCCTGCTGATGGCAAAAATAGAACGGTCGGAAGCTATTCTTGCGCTGGACGATATTCTCGATGCATCTGACGCCATTATGGTTGCTCGTGGTGATCTGGCTGTGGAAGTGGGCGATGCCGCAGTCCCTGCATTACAGAAAAAAATGATACGTGCCGCACGTGCCGCAAACAAATTGGTGGTGACGGCAACACAAATGATGGAATCGATGATTTACAGTCCGATTCCAACACGTGCCGAAGTTTCTGACGTGGCCAATGCTGTCCTCGATGGCACAGATGCCGTGATGTTATCGGCTGAGTCTGCTGCGGGTCAATATCCGGTTGAGTCTGTGGCAGCTATGGCCAGGGTTTGCCTGGAAGCAGAAAAGGAATATACCGTTAACCTGAATTTTCGTCGATCACCTGAAACGGATGCAGTTAGTGTAGAAGATGCGATTGCGCGTGCAACGATGTATACCGCAACCAGCCTGAAGATTCGTGCTATCGCTGCGTTGACTCAGAGTGGTGTGACAGCACTGTTTATGTCTCGCAGGAGTTCCAAGGTACCCATTTTTGCGCTGAGTCCGCAAGAAGATACATTAGGTAAAATGACTTTGTTTCGTGGAGTTTATCCAATTGAGTTCGGTCACGGCTTGACTGATCCTGAACTTATTTTGGATCAGGCAGAAGATGAATTACTAAAACGAGGAGCGGTACGAGTTGGTGATCTAATTGTGATGACAATTGGAGAGCCGGTTGGTAAAGCGGGCGGAACTAATACCATGAAAATAGTTAAGGTAGGCGATTGTAAACTTCCTGCTCAGACAAAAACAGATAATACTTAA
- a CDS encoding fructose-bisphosphate aldolase class II, whose protein sequence is MALVSLRQLLDHAAENGYGLPAFNVNNLEQIQAIMQAADECNSPVIMQGSAGARKYAGEAFLRHLIAGAVEAYPHIPIVMHQDHGASPSVCINAIRSGFSSVMMDGSLEADAKTPSSYEYNVQVTSTVVDMAHAVGVSVEGELGCLGSLESGMGEAEDGHGAEGKLSHDQLLTDPEQAADFVKKTGVDALAIAIGTSHGAYKFTRKPTGDILAIKRIKEIHQRIPNTHLVMHGSSSVPQEWLDIIREFGGEMKETYGVPVEEIQEGIKYGVRKVNIDTDIRLAMTGAIRRHLAKNKSEFDPRKLLKDATVAAKDICKARFEAFGCAGQASKIKPIMLEEMANRYLRGELKAIVK, encoded by the coding sequence ATGGCACTCGTATCCTTGCGTCAACTACTGGACCATGCTGCTGAAAATGGTTATGGACTTCCAGCTTTTAATGTTAATAATCTTGAACAAATTCAGGCGATCATGCAAGCTGCAGATGAGTGTAACAGCCCAGTCATCATGCAGGGATCGGCAGGTGCCCGCAAATACGCGGGAGAGGCTTTTCTGCGGCATTTGATTGCCGGCGCTGTTGAGGCCTACCCACATATTCCAATTGTTATGCACCAGGATCATGGCGCATCTCCATCAGTCTGTATCAATGCTATTCGCAGTGGCTTTTCCAGTGTGATGATGGATGGTTCATTGGAAGCTGATGCCAAGACACCTTCTTCTTACGAATACAACGTACAGGTAACTTCCACCGTGGTGGATATGGCTCATGCAGTCGGTGTTTCGGTTGAAGGCGAATTGGGTTGTCTGGGTTCGCTTGAATCCGGCATGGGTGAAGCCGAAGATGGGCATGGCGCTGAAGGCAAACTATCGCATGATCAACTATTGACCGATCCTGAACAGGCTGCCGATTTTGTCAAGAAAACCGGAGTGGATGCGTTAGCAATCGCCATTGGCACATCACACGGAGCGTATAAATTTACACGCAAACCTACTGGAGATATTCTGGCAATAAAGCGTATCAAAGAGATTCATCAGCGTATTCCCAATACACACCTGGTAATGCACGGTTCAAGCTCAGTTCCACAGGAATGGCTGGATATTATCCGTGAGTTTGGTGGAGAGATGAAAGAAACTTATGGCGTACCCGTCGAAGAAATCCAGGAAGGCATCAAGTATGGTGTCCGTAAGGTGAATATCGACACTGACATTCGCCTGGCAATGACAGGGGCAATTCGCCGCCATCTGGCAAAAAATAAAAGCGAATTTGATCCGCGTAAATTACTTAAAGATGCAACAGTAGCTGCCAAGGATATATGTAAAGCACGTTTTGAAGCATTTGGATGTGCCGGGCAAGCCAGTAAAATCAAACCAATCATGCTGGAAGAAATGGCTAATCGCTATCTTCGTGGCGAATTAAAGGCTATTGTTAAATAA
- a CDS encoding YqhA family protein, whose amino-acid sequence MEKKYEQSNAKRISTMANFLFLTRWLQLPLYLGLVLAQCVYVFHFWVELSDLIGAVMGNQNALQHILDTVTIKGAEKPVKLTETAIMLVVLGLIDVVMISNLLIMVIIGGYETFVSRMNLEGHPDQPEWLSHVNASVLKVKLATAIIGISSIHLLKTFINASAYDEKTLLAQTGIHMTFLFSAIAIAYCDRIITQTSQQSVNH is encoded by the coding sequence ATGGAAAAAAAGTACGAGCAAAGTAACGCCAAGAGAATCTCTACCATGGCTAATTTTCTCTTTCTGACCCGCTGGTTACAATTACCTTTGTATTTGGGGCTAGTACTGGCGCAGTGCGTCTATGTGTTTCACTTCTGGGTTGAATTGTCAGATTTAATCGGTGCCGTTATGGGAAATCAGAATGCATTACAGCATATTCTTGATACAGTTACGATTAAAGGTGCGGAAAAACCCGTTAAACTCACTGAAACAGCTATCATGTTAGTCGTCTTGGGATTGATCGATGTGGTGATGATTTCAAATCTGCTGATTATGGTAATAATTGGCGGTTACGAAACCTTTGTTTCTCGTATGAATTTAGAAGGACATCCTGACCAACCCGAATGGTTATCGCATGTGAATGCTTCGGTCTTGAAGGTTAAACTGGCAACAGCTATCATTGGAATTTCTTCAATCCACTTGCTGAAAACCTTTATCAATGCAAGTGCCTACGACGAAAAGACGCTGCTTGCACAAACAGGTATTCACATGACTTTCCTGTTTTCAGCCATTGCGATTGCTTACTGTGATCGTATTATTACTCAAACCAGCCAGCAATCAGTCAATCACTAG
- a CDS encoding EAL domain-containing response regulator → MSKSSADPRILILDDEPFMLKLLARMLVNHGFPLVTCCEKGEDALRLVDDVTTRPSLIMLDLNMPGMDGIEFVRHLVDRNFTGSLILVSGEGERMLRTAEKLVQAHKIQILGYLQKPVQPDALLILLSHLTPSNTVAAKLAGSDKTYDAQAIGTAIQSGAIVNYYQPKVRVNTGKVAGVETLVRWRHPVDGLVYPDQFIGLAEKYGMINALTSKVLEQACVQAKIWQQAGHELKVAVNVSMDNLASLDFQDVVVALAAKAGIAPNKIVLEITESQLMGDMRVSLEILTRLRLKRFHLSIDDFGTGHSSLSQLRDIPFDELKIDQGFVHRAWENGTLRAIYDTSLALAKQLNMEAVAEGVQDRQDWNLLRRTDCNLAQGNFIARAMPADAFEAWLVDWQKRLKAEDLLSVQPGN, encoded by the coding sequence ATGTCAAAGTCGTCTGCTGACCCCAGGATTCTGATCCTGGATGATGAACCTTTTATGCTGAAGCTGCTGGCGCGTATGCTGGTGAATCACGGTTTTCCATTAGTAACCTGTTGTGAGAAAGGCGAAGATGCGTTACGGTTGGTAGATGACGTAACTACCCGGCCGTCTCTAATCATGCTGGATTTAAACATGCCGGGTATGGATGGCATTGAATTCGTCCGTCATCTGGTTGATCGAAATTTTACGGGTAGTTTGATTCTGGTGAGTGGTGAAGGTGAACGCATGCTCAGAACTGCCGAAAAACTGGTGCAGGCGCATAAAATTCAGATTCTGGGTTATCTGCAAAAACCAGTGCAACCTGATGCTCTGCTAATTTTGCTGTCGCACTTGACACCCTCAAATACAGTGGCGGCCAAGCTTGCGGGTTCAGATAAAACTTATGATGCGCAAGCCATCGGCACTGCCATTCAGTCCGGCGCCATCGTAAATTATTATCAGCCAAAAGTACGAGTGAATACCGGGAAAGTAGCGGGAGTGGAGACGCTGGTACGCTGGCGGCATCCGGTCGATGGCCTGGTTTATCCCGATCAGTTTATCGGACTTGCTGAAAAGTATGGCATGATTAATGCGCTTACCAGTAAAGTGCTTGAACAGGCTTGCGTTCAGGCAAAAATCTGGCAACAGGCCGGGCATGAGTTAAAAGTGGCGGTCAATGTTTCCATGGATAATCTGGCTTCACTCGATTTTCAGGATGTAGTGGTTGCGCTGGCGGCCAAAGCGGGCATTGCACCTAATAAAATTGTGCTGGAAATTACCGAAAGTCAGTTAATGGGCGACATGCGGGTTTCGCTGGAAATACTGACCCGGCTGCGGTTGAAGCGCTTCCATTTATCTATCGATGATTTCGGTACCGGGCATTCCTCTCTTTCACAGTTGCGCGATATTCCTTTCGATGAACTCAAGATTGATCAGGGATTCGTGCATCGTGCCTGGGAAAATGGGACGTTACGCGCCATTTATGACACAAGCCTTGCACTGGCGAAGCAATTGAATATGGAAGCGGTAGCGGAGGGCGTTCAGGACCGGCAGGACTGGAATTTGCTACGGCGAACTGATTGTAATCTGGCGCAGGGCAATTTTATTGCCCGCGCCATGCCTGCGGATGCATTTGAAGCGTGGCTTGTTGATTGGCAAAAGCGTCTTAAGGCAGAAGATCTCTTATCTGTACAGCCAGGAAATTGA
- a CDS encoding DUF839 domain-containing protein, translated as MNPSRIDHDRRKLCRLGLQGLSTLFIAPLTFTSHSIAATPLRLATAGALQAPDENGIRLPNGLVSRIVAHSGQNLFSYQWHAAPDGGATFSTPDGGWIYVSNSERKNGKGGVGALRFSRQGMLVDAYSILQETDNNCAGGATPWQTWLSCEETERGAVWECDPFGKREPMVREALGRFKHEAVAVDTRTMQLYLTEDEPDGCLYRYTALQLDSTGFPNLTTGQLEVMQIIRNENNRVIWHPVRNPAANFQPTRKQSSLATHFNGGEGIWYHHGFIYFTTKGDNRVWELDTSRQILKIIYDASQHPDPVLTGVDNITANATGELLIAEDGGNMEIVILAAGMIKPLLQIIGQDHSEITGPAFSPDGSRLYFSSQRGISRRDQNGITYEISGF; from the coding sequence ATGAACCCTTCCCGCATCGATCACGACCGGCGCAAACTATGCAGGCTTGGCCTGCAGGGGTTGAGTACATTATTTATCGCGCCGCTTACTTTCACCTCACACAGCATTGCCGCCACCCCACTCCGGCTGGCAACTGCTGGCGCGCTGCAGGCACCGGATGAGAATGGAATACGCTTACCAAATGGCCTTGTTTCCCGCATCGTGGCACACTCCGGGCAAAACCTGTTCAGCTACCAATGGCACGCCGCACCAGATGGTGGCGCAACTTTCAGCACGCCCGATGGTGGCTGGATTTATGTTTCCAACAGTGAACGCAAAAATGGGAAAGGTGGTGTGGGTGCGCTACGTTTCAGCCGACAGGGGATGCTGGTTGATGCTTATTCAATATTGCAAGAGACCGACAACAATTGTGCCGGCGGCGCTACGCCCTGGCAGACCTGGCTATCCTGCGAGGAAACTGAGCGGGGAGCTGTCTGGGAGTGTGATCCTTTTGGTAAGCGAGAACCCATGGTACGCGAAGCGCTGGGCCGGTTCAAGCATGAAGCCGTTGCCGTTGATACGCGCACCATGCAGCTCTATCTGACTGAAGATGAACCAGACGGCTGTCTGTATCGCTATACCGCCCTCCAGCTTGACTCTACCGGATTCCCCAATCTTACGACCGGCCAACTGGAAGTCATGCAGATAATCAGGAACGAGAATAACCGAGTCATCTGGCATCCTGTGCGCAACCCCGCTGCCAATTTCCAGCCTACCCGCAAACAATCGTCACTTGCCACCCATTTTAATGGCGGTGAAGGTATCTGGTATCACCATGGTTTCATCTATTTCACGACCAAGGGCGATAACCGCGTCTGGGAACTGGATACATCCCGGCAAATATTAAAAATCATTTATGATGCATCACAGCATCCAGATCCTGTCCTAACAGGTGTGGACAACATCACCGCCAATGCTACGGGTGAATTGCTGATCGCGGAGGACGGCGGTAATATGGAAATTGTGATTCTAGCCGCCGGTATGATTAAACCATTACTACAGATCATCGGCCAGGATCACTCCGAAATTACCGGCCCCGCATTTAGTCCGGATGGCTCAAGACTCTATTTCAGCTCGCAGCGCGGTATAAGCAGGCGTGATCAGAATGGAATTACATATGAAATCAGCGGGTTCTGA
- the pgl gene encoding 6-phosphogluconolactonase: MLSDKLIHRYYFDDLGKLADGVAQFTATCLLDTLSRRKSVSLVLPGGKTPCIFLPALGALHLPWQQIYLTLSDERWVGTTDANSNEKQLREIFLRHMPIVPCFISLKTDHTHPEEAMNTIEAHLAAMPLPFDLVILGMGKDGHIASLFSGMRLDPHDTHLCQVASPPAAPSQRISLSFHALIKAKKIVFVILGEHKRQLLDHLLTATDETVPFVKLLKHQSVTVFESDAEPIN; this comes from the coding sequence ATGCTTTCTGACAAGCTGATCCATCGCTATTACTTTGATGATCTTGGCAAACTGGCCGATGGCGTAGCACAGTTTACCGCAACCTGTTTACTCGACACACTATCCAGAAGAAAATCCGTAAGTTTAGTGCTTCCCGGTGGAAAAACACCCTGCATTTTTTTACCGGCACTTGGCGCTTTGCACCTGCCCTGGCAGCAGATCTACCTCACACTGAGTGATGAGCGCTGGGTGGGTACTACTGATGCCAACTCGAATGAAAAACAGCTGCGTGAAATTTTCCTGAGGCACATGCCTATCGTGCCATGTTTCATCTCACTCAAAACGGATCACACCCATCCAGAAGAAGCCATGAACACTATTGAAGCGCACCTGGCAGCCATGCCATTACCATTTGATCTCGTTATTCTCGGGATGGGTAAGGATGGCCATATTGCATCCCTTTTCTCCGGCATGCGGCTTGATCCGCACGACACCCATCTCTGTCAGGTTGCCTCGCCACCCGCAGCACCTTCGCAGCGGATCAGTCTGAGTTTCCATGCCCTGATCAAGGCAAAGAAAATAGTATTTGTTATTCTCGGAGAGCACAAACGCCAACTACTCGACCATTTACTAACAGCGACGGATGAAACTGTACCCTTTGTCAAACTCCTGAAGCATCAATCCGTTACCGTATTCGAATCAGATGCAGAACCAATCAACTGA
- a CDS encoding HAD family hydrolase, with protein sequence MKLTARPIDYWQAIIFDFDGVIVESGDIKTAAFAELYRQYGERIMQAAVAYHRANGGMSRYLKFRYFQQYLLNKPPLTEEEECLLDQQFSRLVMQAVIKSTSVAGAEALIHTASQFIPLFIASGTPEKELRNIVEQRNLAPFFAAVRGAPDLKQTIIAEILAAHGFDEQRVLMIGDALIDYESAQQNGIAFLGRVRPQDANPFPTKIEIVTDLCFLTS encoded by the coding sequence ATGAAGCTGACTGCCCGACCAATTGACTATTGGCAGGCCATCATTTTTGATTTCGATGGTGTCATCGTCGAATCCGGTGATATCAAAACTGCGGCCTTTGCGGAACTCTATCGCCAATATGGCGAGCGAATCATGCAGGCAGCGGTCGCTTATCATCGTGCCAATGGTGGCATGTCTCGTTACCTCAAGTTCCGATACTTCCAGCAATATTTGCTGAACAAACCTCCCTTGACTGAGGAGGAGGAATGCTTGCTCGACCAGCAATTTTCCAGACTGGTCATGCAGGCAGTCATTAAAAGCACGTCCGTGGCAGGTGCGGAAGCATTGATTCACACTGCATCACAATTTATACCGCTATTTATCGCATCTGGAACCCCAGAAAAAGAATTACGCAATATTGTCGAGCAACGCAACCTTGCTCCTTTTTTTGCTGCAGTAAGAGGAGCTCCCGACCTCAAACAGACTATCATTGCCGAGATACTGGCTGCGCATGGCTTTGATGAGCAGCGTGTGCTGATGATTGGTGATGCCTTGATCGATTATGAAAGCGCGCAACAAAACGGCATCGCCTTTCTTGGCCGTGTGCGCCCACAGGATGCGAATCCCTTTCCGACCAAAATTGAAATTGTTACGGATTTATGCTTTCTGACAAGCTGA
- a CDS encoding NAD-dependent epimerase/dehydratase family protein encodes MQHSDQSQAKIAVVLGAGGFLGSHVADALSAAGFQVRLFDRQPSPHRRADQEMIVGDLMDLDQVIQATQNASIVYNFAAIADIDEAHNHPLATANINVIGNMHALEASRVTGVQRFVFASSVYVFSESGSFYRASKQAAERFTETYHERYGLDYTILRYGSLYGRRADRRNGIYRMLYEALQEKTITYHGSGDALREYIHVEDAARMSVQILAPEFANRHLVLTGQEKLRIRDVMTMIAEIMPDQIELHFDEANPVHHYQVTPYAFQPRIGRKLVLNEHVDLGQGLIDCIREIHQQQETNEISSATPDNRA; translated from the coding sequence ATGCAGCACTCTGATCAATCACAGGCGAAAATTGCGGTCGTGCTGGGTGCCGGTGGTTTTCTCGGTAGCCATGTAGCCGATGCTTTGTCTGCTGCAGGCTTTCAGGTACGCTTATTCGATCGGCAGCCTTCACCGCATCGACGTGCTGATCAGGAAATGATCGTTGGTGACTTGATGGATCTCGATCAGGTAATTCAAGCTACCCAAAATGCTTCAATCGTGTATAACTTTGCTGCTATTGCCGATATCGATGAAGCGCACAATCATCCACTTGCTACCGCCAATATCAATGTCATTGGTAACATGCACGCGCTGGAAGCTTCGCGCGTTACCGGGGTACAACGTTTTGTCTTTGCCAGCAGTGTTTATGTATTTTCTGAATCAGGCAGTTTCTACCGCGCCAGTAAGCAGGCAGCAGAACGTTTTACTGAAACCTACCACGAACGTTACGGACTGGATTACACCATCTTACGTTATGGTTCGCTGTATGGCCGTCGCGCAGACAGGCGCAATGGTATTTACCGCATGCTATACGAAGCTTTGCAGGAAAAGACTATCACGTATCACGGCAGTGGCGATGCCCTCCGGGAATATATCCATGTTGAGGATGCCGCACGCATGAGTGTACAGATTCTCGCTCCTGAATTTGCTAACCGCCATCTCGTGCTCACGGGGCAGGAAAAGCTGCGGATACGCGATGTCATGACCATGATTGCAGAAATTATGCCCGACCAGATTGAATTGCATTTTGATGAAGCCAATCCCGTGCATCATTACCAGGTTACACCCTACGCCTTCCAACCGCGTATTGGCCGCAAACTGGTATTGAATGAACATGTCGATCTCGGACAGGGGTTAATTGATTGCATCCGTGAAATTCATCAGCAACAGGAAACAAACGAAATATCATCGGCCACTCCCGATAATCGCGCATGA